The stretch of DNA GATCAAGTACAGGCTGCCGCTGATCAGGCTTCACGAGGGCGCCGGCGGCAGCGTCACGGGCCAGAGCAAGGGCCTGCCGGTGGGTGAGCCGGTCTATACGCCGCCGCGCTTTCGCTCCATCGCCCAAGTGCTCAACATCGTGCCCGTGGCCTCGGCGGCGCTGGGCCCGGTGGCCGGCATGCCGGCTTCGCGTCTGGTGGCCTCCCACTTCTGTGCCATGACGCGTGAGACCTCGCAGGTCATCATCGCCGGCGCCGCCCTGGTCGAACGGGCGCTCGGCGAAAAGGCCACCAAGGAGAGCCTGGGCAGCGCCCGGGTGCACGAGCGCAGCGGCGTCATCGACGCCGTGGCCGACGACGAGGAGGGGGTGCTCGAGCTGATCCGCATTTTTCTTTCGTATCTGCCGAGCAACGTCTGGGAGCTGGCGCCCAGACTGGCGACGGGCGACGACCCGGGCCGGGCCGACGACGCGCTCTTGGAATTGGTGCCACGTGAGAGGCGCAAGCCCTACGACGTGCGCAAGCTGATCGGACACGTCGTCGACCGGGGCTCGTTCTTCGAGCTCTTGCGGCGTTTTGCCACCGGCGTCGTCACCGGCCTGGCCCGGCTCGACGGCCACGTCGTCGGCATCTATGCCAACGACTGCCGCACTTATGCCGGCTGCCTGACCGCCGACGGCTCGCACAAGGCGCGGCGCTTTGTCGAGCTCTGCGAAACCTTCCACATCCCGGTCATCGCCTTGGTCGACGAGCCCGGCTTCATGATCGGCGAGGAAGCGGAAAAAGCCGCCACCATCCGCCACGGCACCTCGGCCGTGCTGACCGTGGCCCAGGCCAACGTGCCCTGGGCCTCGGTGGTGGTGCGCAAGTCCTTCGGCGTCGCATCGGCGGCGCATTACGGCAACGAGGCCTACGTGCTGGCCTGGCCCTCGGCCGAACTCGGCGCCCTGCCGGTCGAGGGCGGCGTGGCCGTGGCTTATGGCCGCGAGATCGCGGCGGCTGCCGACCCCGAGGCCAAGCGCCGCGAGCTGGAAGAAGAACTGGCGCGCCGCACCGTGCCCCAGTCGCGGGCCGAGGCTTTCGCCTTCCACGAACTCATCGATCCCCGCGAGACCCGGGCCAAGCTCTGCCAGTGGCTGGACTGGTGCGAACCCCGCCTCGAGGGCCTCAAGGGGCCGAGCGCCATGGGCTACCGGCCGTAAAGCAAACAGAAAAACACCCCCTCCCTGCCCTCCCCCATCAAGGGGGAGGGAAAATACCTAAAATAACAATGGCTTAACCCCCTCCCCCCTTGTGGGGGAGATTCCATGGGTTGGTGAGCGTGCTTCCGTTAGGTTTGGATTTCCAACAACCCCAAACCATCGGAGATGACAGATGCAAGCATCGACTCAAACATCGACCATTTGCACGCCCACCAGGGAACAGTCTGCCACATTTTTCGTGGCGATCGAACTGAGCCTGAAAGGTTGGCTGGTGTGTATTCATAGTCCAGACCGTGATCGCTTGTCGCATTACGACATTGGTGCGGGTGACTGCGACAAGCTGCTGGCGCTGATC from Alphaproteobacteria bacterium encodes:
- a CDS encoding carboxyl transferase domain-containing protein, whose amino-acid sequence is MSWQPEVENILKKRELAKQLGGAEAVERQHQRGRLTIRERIDALVDEGSFQEQGEAAGSSELADDGSVTGFTPANFVLGLGLIDGRRCIVGGEDFTLKGGSPNAAGLRKSVYSEDLAIKYRLPLIRLHEGAGGSVTGQSKGLPVGEPVYTPPRFRSIAQVLNIVPVASAALGPVAGMPASRLVASHFCAMTRETSQVIIAGAALVERALGEKATKESLGSARVHERSGVIDAVADDEEGVLELIRIFLSYLPSNVWELAPRLATGDDPGRADDALLELVPRERRKPYDVRKLIGHVVDRGSFFELLRRFATGVVTGLARLDGHVVGIYANDCRTYAGCLTADGSHKARRFVELCETFHIPVIALVDEPGFMIGEEAEKAATIRHGTSAVLTVAQANVPWASVVVRKSFGVASAAHYGNEAYVLAWPSAELGALPVEGGVAVAYGREIAAAADPEAKRRELEEELARRTVPQSRAEAFAFHELIDPRETRAKLCQWLDWCEPRLEGLKGPSAMGYRP
- a CDS encoding IS110 family transposase, which encodes MQASTQTSTICTPTREQSATFFVAIELSLKGWLVCIHSPDRDRLSHYDIGAGDCDKLLALI